The Apium graveolens cultivar Ventura chromosome 6, ASM990537v1, whole genome shotgun sequence genome contains a region encoding:
- the LOC141664267 gene encoding uncharacterized protein LOC141664267: MRNKKLQEIFVTMNSSFLQFILLSALLLLATSLIPKNSTAYAYLNNVTDRQALLSFKASIRNDPSEFLGSWNDSVHFCLWQGIICNHRHQRVMALHLSTQQLDGTLSPYIGNLSFLRAIYLDRNNLRGSIPPEIGKLFRLRYLHLGNNFLRGEFPMNLSHCSDIKNISIEENNLQGKLPTEFISWSKLTVFNVRKNHLTGSIPSSFGNLSSLVLLDLGSNSLTGTIPLEVAHLSNLEILRLSVNNLSGRVPLPLYNSSSLYSVSLSQNDLEGRLPTDLGLTLPNLQNFIVGENRFSGPFPPSITNASKLVRFDIPYNSINGPLPKDLGRLLSLQWLNLGHNQLGYNQPRDGLTFLDSLVNSTRLKYLGLFENGLSGELPNSIVNLSTTLDQLDFFTNNIYGSIPQDIGKLFNMTRILLDQNMLTGSIPESICKIYKLGHLRLGDNNISGVIPSCISNFSGILILSLKDNMLHGSIPTTLYNISSLQGLSLSSNHLSGVIPEQIIGLSSLNLGLHLHQNLLTGPLPSNIGRLIHLIELRLSDNKFTGEIPSSLGDCTMLDGLDMKGNLFHGRIPSSFKYLKSLEFLDLSANNMSGNIPHFLGELNLLRYLNLSQNKLGGEVPKNGVFSNLTAFSVVGNNQLCGGIQELKLPVCPANILKSKKKKFPLKIVPLVVILPVAVLLACCALLSYRHRKSTHMNAHVMVLHDDHYPRLSYQDLVLATNEFSVKNLLGEGRCGSVYKGYFESMKQYLAVKVLNIEAHGAYKSFLAECETLRNLRHRNLIKIITTCSSMDSTGKDFKALVFEYMPNGSLEKWLYPIPSEQRNLTLLQRLNIAIDMALAVEYLHHRGPARIIHCDIKPSNILLDEEFVARVGDFGLARFFLSSAGDINHAHTSSTGVRGTVGYIPPEYGMGEEISTEGDAYSFGILLLEMFSGKRPTSSSILEENANNLHDYIRNALSHEVMEIVDPRIMLDQEDHGTRKNESVNSCQLSSKMKACLALIFEVGILCSVETPRERIDINVALKKLHVAREKLLK, translated from the exons ATGAGAAACAAAAAACTCCAAGAAATCTTCGTAACTATGAactccagctttcttcaattcaTCCTTCTCTCTGCTTTACTATTATTAGCAACCTCGCTGATACCCAAAAACAGCACAGCTTATGCATATTTGAATAACGTCACAGACCGACAGGCTTTACTTTCTTTTAAGGCTTCCATAAGAAATGATCCCTCAGAATTTCTCGGCTCGTGGAACGATTCTGTCCACTTCTGTCTATGGCAAGGCATTATATGCAACCACAGACATCAGAGAGTAATGGCGCTACACCTCTCAACTCAACAACTGGATGGTACTTTGTCTCCTTATATCGGAAACCTTTCCTTTCTTAGAGCAATTTACCTTGACAGAAACAACTTACGTGGTTCCATTCCGCCAGAGATTGGTAAACTGTTTCGCCTACGATATCTTCACCTAGGAAACAATTTTTTACGAGGTGAGTTTCCAATGAATTTAAGTCACTGTTCGGATATTAAAAATATCAGTATTGAAGAAAATAATCTTCAAGGAAAATTGCCTACTGAATTCATATCTTGGTCTAAACTAACTGTCTTTAATGTAAGGAAAAATCATTTAACCGGATCAATCCCTTCTTCTTTTGGGAATTTGTCATCTCTTGTTCTCCTTGATCTTGGCAGTAACAGTCTAACAGGGACTATCCCTTTAGAAGTTGCTCACCTTTCGAATTTAGAGATTCTTCGATTGTCAGTTAACAATTTGTCAGGTAGGGTTCCCCTGCCACTTTACAATAGCTCGTCTCTCTATTCTGTTAGCCTATCTCAAAATGACTTAGAGGGAAGGCTTCCAACAGATTTGGGCTTGACCCTTCCTAACCTGCAAAACTTCATTGTCGGAGAGAATAGATTTTCAGGGCCTTTTCCACCATCCATAACTAATGCTTCAAAGCTTGTTCGTTTTGACATACCATATAACAGCATTAATGGTCCTCTACCAAAAGATTTAGGAAGGCTTTTGAGTCTTCAATGGCTGAACCTGGGCCATAATCAACTTGGGTATAATCAGCCGCGTGATGGCTTAACCTTCCTCGACTCTTTAGTCAACAGTACACGCCTAAAGTATTTGGGTCTATTCGAGAATGGTTTAAGCGGGGAGCTCCCAAATTCCATTGTCAATCTCTCAACAACATTAGATCAACTTGACTTCTTCACGAATAATATCTATGGAAGCATACCCCAAGACATTGGGAAACTCTTCAACATGACAAGAATCTTGTTGGATCAAAACATGTTAACCGGAAGTATTCCTGAATCAATTTGTAAAATATATAAGTTGGGACATCTGCGGTTAGGTGACAACAACATTTCAGGTGTAATTCCATCCTGCATAAGcaatttttctggaatacttATTCTCAGTTTAAAAGATAACATGCTTCACGGAAGCATACCTACTACCTTGTATAATATCTCATCCTTACAAGGGTTGAGCCTTTCCAGCAACCACCTTAGCGGCGTGATACCTGAGCAAATTATTGGACTTTCTTCTCTCAATCTTGGTCTTCACTTACATCAAAATCTATTGACAGGGCCACTACCATCTAACATCGGAAGGTTAATACATCTTATTGAACTACGTCTCTCCGATAACAAATTTACGGGAGAAATACCCTCTAGTCTGGGAGATTGTACAATGTTGGACGGTTTAGACATGAAAGGAAACCTTTTTCACGGTAGAATTCCATCTTCTTTCAAATATTTAAAGAGTCTTGAGTTCCTAGATCTTTCAGCTAACAATATGTCAGGGAATATCCCACACTTCCTTGGAGAGTTGAATCTATTGAGATATCTAAATCTGTCACAAAATAAACTTGGAGGTGAAGTGCCTAAAAATGGTGTGTTCTCAAATTTGACTGCTTTTTCAGTTGTTGGGAATAATCAGCTTTGTGGAGGTATTCAAGAATTGAAATTGCCTGTTTGTCCTGCAAACATATTAAAGTCTAAGAAAAAGAAATTTCCATTGAAAATTGTTCCCCTGGTGGTTATTTTACCTGTTGCGGTCTTGTTAGCATGTTGTGCCTTGCTTAGTTATCGACATCGAAAATCAACACACATGAATGCCCATGTCATGGTACTGCATGACGACCACTACCCTAGACTTTCATACCAAGATCTTGTACTAGCTACAAATGAATTTTCTGTAAAGAATTTGCTAGGTGAGGGAAGATGTGGTTCGGTTTACAAAGGATATTTTGAGTCAATGAAACAATATCTTGCTGTGAAAGTACTGAATATTGAAGCACACGGAGCTTACAAAAGTTTCTTGGCAGAATGTGAAACATTGAGGAATCTTCGTCACCGGAATCTCATTAAGATCATCACAACTTGCTCTAGCATGGATTCTACTGGCAAAGACTTCAAGGCATTAGTGTTTGAGTACATGCCAAATGGGAGTCTAGAGAAGTGGTTATATCCAATTCCATCCGAGCAAAGAAATTTGACTTTACTCCAGAGACTGAATATTGCCATCGATATGGCATTGGCGGTAGAATACCTACACCACCGTGGTCCAGCAAGAATTATTCATTGCGACATAAAGCCAAGTAATATTCTACTTGATGAAGAGTTTGTTGCTCGTGTTGGTGATTTTGGTTTGGCCAGATTTTTCTTGAGCAGTGCAGGTGACATCAATCATGCACATACAAGTTCAACTGGTGTTCGAGGGACAGTTGGATACATTCCTCCAG AGTATGGAATGGGGGAAGAGATATCTACTGAAGGAGATGCGTATAGTTTTGGAATTCTATTACTAGAAATGTTCTCCGGGAAAAGACCTACAAGTAGCAGCATTTTGGAGGAAAATGCAAATAATCTTCATGACTACATCAGAAACGCGTTATCTCATGAAGTGATGGAGATTGTGGATCCCCGAATCATGTTAGATCAAGAAGACCATGGCACGAGGAAGAATGAATCAGTTAACAGTTGTCAGTTATCCAGTAAGATGAAAGCTTGTTTGGCTTTAATATTTGAAGTTGGGATTTTATGTTCAGTCGAAACACCAAGGGAACGCATCGACATTAATGTTGCTCTTAAGAAGCTGCATGTGGCAAGGGAGAAGCTTCTGAAGTAA
- the LOC141664899 gene encoding uncharacterized protein LOC141664899, with protein sequence MTPMKYKMPYKKCRDSGKPGHTTSESRFCGIKGHFSNSSYRSSTRYKSIHASVCLKVYAPRNKWIIDSGCSRHMTGYKSIFLSLKAKDGGLVTLVDSNTIRITGKGTIGNDRCMLYCTKANEFALVPKRKGNISVLDFDEQHEEICLASIQEQQTLWHMRLGHVHMDLLRKISSRDLVRGLPKLKYKKVEHCTASRLGKQVKTSFIAKNRVSTTDPL encoded by the exons ATGACTCCAATGAAATACAAGATGCCATATAAGAAATGTCGAGATTCTGGAAAACCTGGTCACACTACTTCTGAATCAAGATTTTGTGGTATCAAGGGCCACTTTTCTAACTCATCTTATAGATCGTCTACTAGATATAAATCTATTCATGCATCT GTGTGCTTGAAGGTCTACGCTCCTCGTAATAAATGGATAATCGATAGTGGATGCTCTCGTCACATGACCGGTTATAAATCCATATTTCTCTCACTCAAAGCTAAAGATGGAGGTCTAGTTACACTTGTTGACTCTAACACCATTCGCATCACTGGTAAAGGTaccattggtaatgacag ATGTATGTTATATTGTACTAAAGCAAACGAGTTTGCCTTAGTACCCAAAAGAAAGGGAAATATTTCTGTCTTAGATTTTGATGAACAACATGAAGAAATATGTCTTGCTTCGATTCAAGAACAACAGACTCTCTGGCATATGCGTCTTGGTCATGTACACATGGACTTACTTCGCAAAATATCATCTCGTGATCTTGTTCGAGGTCTACCAAAGCTTAAGTACAAGAAGGTGGAACATTGCACAGCCTCTCGGCTTGGTAAACAAGTGAAAACTTCCTTTATTGCTAAGAATAGAGTGTCAACTACTGATCCTTTGTAG